The following coding sequences lie in one Arachis ipaensis cultivar K30076 chromosome B03, Araip1.1, whole genome shotgun sequence genomic window:
- the LOC107629651 gene encoding protein IQ-DOMAIN 14: MKKSWFSLVKRLFIWDSNSTQDKNKEKRRRWVFGRVKKKRLPSIAAPPPPPPTTTTATLVSEAEEEESKKHALTVAIASAAAAAAEVVRLTGVPQSSHKPKHNSEESDETRDVASHSISQCQRNNIKEFAAIKIQTAFRGYLAKKALRALKGIVKLQAIIRGRAVRRQAMSTLKCLQSIVSIQSQVCARRLKMVEGSWDYCTENEEMHDSKDKIIRMDSNSERKWSDSTLLKEEVDASCIIKKEAVHKRERIKEYSFNHRRSAESERSKVNGRWRYWLEQWVDTQLSKSKELEDLDSVFSSNSRGGEEYYGGRQLKLRNMHRQQSPFEGLDSPIVSSRKVFTHRKQCSVGENQSFSSSSPATPAYMAATESARAKARSTSSPRVRTGHLDSDSSYSPCKKKLSVVSNVNSEVLSNNGRNGNKFGGCNQQRSPSFKGLPLPIKSSRTIIKDLSINSDCSLPNWDNRQSSFK; the protein is encoded by the exons ATGAAGAAGAGTTGGTTCAGCCTTGTGAAGAGGCTCTTCATATGGGACTCAAATTCCACACAAGACAAG AACAAGGAGAAGAGAAGGAGATGGGTATTTGGAAGGGTAAAGAAGAAGAGGTTGCCTTCAATTGCAGCCCCACCACCGccaccaccaacaacaacaacagcaacactTGTGAGTGAAGCAGAGGAAGAAGAGAGCAAGAAACATGCTTTAACAGTGGCCATTGCCtcagctgctgctgctgctgctgaggTTGTAAGGCTCACTGGGGTCCCACAATCTTCCCACAAACCTAAACATAATTCAGAAGAATCTGATGAAACTAGGGATGTTGCTTCTCATTCCATAAGCCAGTGCCAGAGGAATAATATCAAAGAATTTGCAGCCATCAAAATTCAAACTGCATTTAGGGGTTACTTG GCTAAGAAGGCTTTGAGAGCATTAAAGGGAATAGTAAAGCTTCAAGCCATAATTCGTGGCCGAGCAGTAAGGCGCCAAGCCATGAGTACTTTGAAGTGCTTGCAATCCATTGTGAGTATCCAGTCACAGGTCTGTGCAAGGAGACTCAAAATGGTTGAAGGAAGCTGGGATTATTGCACTGAAAATGAAGAGATGCATGATTCAAAAGACAAGATAATAAGG ATGGACTCAAACAGTGAAAGAAAGTGGAGTGACAGCACCTTATTGAAGGAAGAGGTAGATGCCTCTTGCATAATCAAGAAAGAAGCAGTTCATAAGAGAGAAAGAATAAAAGAATACTCATTTAATCACAGA AGGTCAGCAGAATCAGAAAGAAGTAAAGTGAATGGAAGATGGAGGTACTGGCTGGAACAATGGGTGGATACACAGCTTTCAAAGAGCAAAGAGCTTGAAGATTTAGACTCAGTTTTCAGCTCAAATTCAAGAGGTGGTGAAGAATATTATGGAGGAAGACAACTTAAGCTGAGAAACATGCATAGACAACAAAGTCCATTTGAAGGTTTAGATTCTCCAATAGTTTCTTCAAGAAAAGTTTTTACTCATAGGAAGCAGTGTTCAGTGGGAGAAAACCAATCATTCTCAAGCTCTTCTCCGGCGACTCCGGCATACATGGCCGCAACAGAATCAGCAAGAGCAAAAGCAAGATCAACAAGCTCCCCAAGAGTAAGGACAGGTCATTTGGACAGTGATAGTAGCTATTCACCATGCAAGAAGAAGCTATCTGTTGTGTCTAATGTTAACAGTGAAGTGCTTAGTAATAATGGTAGAAATGGCAACAAGTTCGGTGGTTGTAATCAACAAAGGTCACCAAGCTTTAAGGGACTTCCATTGCCTATAAAATCAAGCAGGACTATCATAAAGGATCTCAGCATCAATTCAGATTGCTCACTGCCCAATTGGGATAATAGACAAAGTTCCTTTAAATGA